In the Neodiprion virginianus isolate iyNeoVirg1 chromosome 2, iyNeoVirg1.1, whole genome shotgun sequence genome, ctttaaatCTCCCGCGCATAAAGTTGGTTGTGGCCCTGTAAAATGGCTGCCGCACGCTCAGAATATAAGTCTATGGCTCAAAATCACTCACACAGCGCATGCGCATAATCACTCGCAAGCTATCGATGGCTCTGGTAGGATTTTCAAAGTTGTGACATAACCTTTTTTGAGAGTCGAGTGTGACCGGAGCAATAATGGTGAGAATCATTAATTAGTACTAAGAAAATATTGTAGAAAGTATGACCTGCTAGCACTTTGCCTAACCTGATGTCTTGAACATATAAACCCTCTGGACAAAAATCGTTCAATACCAGGACCGCCTAACCTGAAACTTGAAGTACAGGAATAAAATTGTAGCTCCTCGATTGTTATCTGCTGGACATCGTTTGTGTTCTCAAAAGATcaaaaaagttcaaatcagTTTAAGTAACGTAACATAGATCGAATTTATTTGGATTTTTCAATTGCAGCATGGTCGAGTGAAAGTCCGCACTACTGCGGAGCAGGaggaattgaagaaaatagaaaGGGCCAAGAAGGTTGTTCAATACAGAGCTGGGATTGACTTGATATTTAAAAAGGtttaatcatatttttcacacTTGCTTACATTCAAGTGAACACACCTTTTCCTGAAGCTTTGGGTTTGTTTTCAAGCATCCAGAGAGTATTTAATCTGTAACCGTGAAGAGTTgagaattcaaatttacatcAGTCTTCTcgtattgtaatttttttcactggtCGTCTCAGCTTGCATTTGTttccaatgatttttaaagcgGCAAGGAAGAATAGCAGCCCACTCGATAGTGAATGCGTTTTACTACTCGCATCCTATAAATATTTCTTACAATACTCATCCAAAATTTACTTATATTAGAGAAAAGAAGGGATATGGGATGATGAAATATTCCTTATGAGTGAGCAAATGGTTCTGAAAAATCCTGACATCTATACTCTGTGGAATGTACGCAGAGAAGCTTTTGGTGGAATAAAATGGTAAATTCTATTTCCAATTTGAAAGACTACCAACGTCTTTATAGAaatagttataaataaatgaataataataatagtatattGCATCATGATTAATCTTTCAGGAGTCAAGAAGATTACGTAGAACAATTGAAGAAGGAATTAATATTAACTGAGCACTGCTTACGGGCTAATCCAAAGTCTTATAGCGTATGGCATCAGAGATGTTGGGTGAACGATCATTTACCGGAACCAGACTGGGCAACGGAACTATCACTGTGTGCGAAGTGCTTGAATTTGGATGAGAGAAATTGTGGGTCTATAATACAGTCATAAAAATGAGTGggttattatttaaaaaatattttccatttaattatttatttgtttctctTCCAGTTCACTGCTGGGACTACAGGCAGTACGTTGTAAAAAAGGCTGGCATACCAGAGGATGAGGAGTTCAAGTTTTCGACAACGAAAATAGAAACTAATTTCTCCAATTACTCGTCGTGGCACTATCGTAGTCTAAtattgccaaaaatgtttccGGATGAAAACGGAGAGCTACCTATTAGGGAGGATAAACACATTGAAGGTGAATATTTCAGCACCTTGATAATTTCCAATGTACTCAAATACACTTAATGAACATAGCATATATTTTATGTTTCCAGAACTTGATCTTGTAATGAACGCCACCTTCACTGATCCAAATGATACCAGTGCCTGGTTTTATCAGAGATGGCTTCTGAATACCAGGTCAACATCAACTAAAACTGTATGGGGAATAAGAATGAATGAAGCCAGAATAGTCATTGCTTTTAATAAGGAAGTGTCATTGAACAAGAGTAACACCCAACTCAAAGTAGACGAAAATTTGATCGACACAGAGTTCAGATCTTGTAATGCTAAAAACTACACTTCTGTGTGGATTGCAACTTTCCCTGAAAATGGGGTAAATTTGAAGAGGAATAGTGTCGTTGAGGTGTTGCACGACGGAGCTGATTACCAGCTTAACTGGTCCTTGAATGATCAGGCTTGGGCTTATAAAAGTGAATTGCCATGCAATCAGGAGCACAACGTCAAACACTTGAGTACACAGTTGGAGAATTACAAACAACTTGCAGAAATAGAACCAGAAAATAAATGGGCATTGCTGACAGGTATAATTCTCATGAAGAACATTGATGCTGTTAAATATCATGCCACTATTTTGAACGACTTGGATACCTTAATTCGGATTGATAAAAAGCGATCTCAATACTACAAAGATTTGCGTGAGTTTCACTTTTACTGAATTACAGTAATTCAATGCAGATTATTTCTACTCCAAAGGTATAAAAACTTATGTTACCATTTCAGGAAGCAAATACGTAATAGAATTTATGATACGTCATATTTTCGCGGACAAAGGGATCGAATGTGAAATTTCTCAGATCGTTCTACCGTGTATGAATCTTACGACACTTTGGATGGAGCGGTACATGAGCTTTATGGAGCAAATAAATCTAGCTGGTAATCAATTGGGTGATTCGCTACAGAAACTTTGCGCTTTGCAGTCATGTGTGAAACTGTCTTTGTCAAGTAACGGTATAAAATCACTGCAGCGATTCCCAACGTTGGAATCCCTCAGGTTTTTGTCATTGCGGGACAATAAGTTGTCTAGTCTAGATGAGATACTGGATTTAGTTAAACGAAATAACTTGACTGAGCTCGATATACGTGACAATCCTGTTTCTAATGCAACTGACATTCTCACACAGTTGACCATGATTTCACCTGAACTCAAAGTGTTTTTAACTAGTCAACCAGGCTCAAACATTGATTCTTCATCATGAGTTTGATTCTTCTGATACATTTTGTAAATACTGAGTCTAATGAACTATGAAGACGTAGAAgcaacaaacgaaattttgcatatgcaatgaaattttgtatttgatATTAATCGTGTTTGCAAATACTTCAATCATGCTTGTTGCTACGTATTTGATTCTGTTGTACGCACAGACATTCGTCCCGTACAGTGCTGTAAATACTGTATGAATGATGGATGGTATAATTAGGTATGTGTTCGGAAGCACACAACACCagtttcgaataaatattcacaTTCCTAGATAATGTTAATCATTATTTCCACCTCATCTTATGTCATCACTACAGTTAAAATAATTCAGGtaatttttgtgtaaaattcGCCATTTTCCATTGTATCataaatcaatattttggGAACCAATATTTGCAGTCCCAAAAAACAAATAGACTCAAAACGCGAAGAAATAGTATATTACCGAAAAAGGGTGATCCCGAAGAAAATCGTGAAAGtctgattttttataaagCAGTTCGTTTCGCAATCTTTGAATTATACTTACGGAGTTCCGGAAGTCACAATATAGGTACATATAGAGGAAAGTTACCTTAGAATGATTATAGTGCGACTAGAAATGATTTCTTTGCATTCAACCGCacatttgtatattatttcgCAATATTTACTCTTTGGGATTACGGATTGGAAAggtacaaaaaacaaacacgaGTAGGCATATGTTAGTGCTTTACGAGTTGTATTCAAACAGCTCTGTATTTTCACCGAGTTAAGTGTAACAAATCACCGTTAAAGAAAAGCGATAGGTCTTtcatcgaaaaattacgtatttCCTGATCTTAGCTAACCGTAATTGTTTAGTTGCTTATTATTCCATCGATCCAGTCAATGTAGGCAGATGCACGGACGAATACAGACGGTGCGCCGACAGTTCCGCATGGCGAAAGTCCCCAGGATACAATACCGACGAGTTCCCATGATCCGGAGACCAATTGAGCCAATGGGCCACCGGAGTCACCCTGATCAATGCGAATCATTTACATAGTAAGAAATCGACGAAACCCTGCGGCCACGCACATCAAACGTTGCGGATGATCGAATTGATTACTTACGGAGCAGGCGGAGATCCTCGAGTTGTCGAGGGGTCCAGTGCAGACGTTGTCAATGGCGGTTGGCACCAGAGGAGGGTTGGCTACGAATCTGGACAAGGCGTCGTAGCACACTTGGGTGTCGACGATGGGGATGGTGGCCGTCTGCAAAACGCTCGGCATCGACGGAAGTATGGTCTGGGAAACGGATCCCCATCCAGAGAGGACCGCGTCTCCGGCGTGCAGGGTTCCTGCAGCTGGCAGACGTATCGTGGCTACATTGGCGTTCAGGGTGAAGGGGCTAGCGAGCTTGATTAAAGCGATGTCGTGAGGTGCTACACcgctgaaattcaaaaatagcATGCGTTAGATAAAAGATGTTTTTCGTAAGGTCAATCATCAACCCCAGATCTATCCGTCATGGAAAGTACCCGAAGTGTATGTGGTATCACACCGATTTTCTTCATACCATGGTGTGTCGtagcgaatgaaaaaaaattagacacTTTGTTTTACGTCCCAGTTCAGTCATTCAAGaggtaaaaaatctttttgaatgtaaaactgatttttgaaagtaaacTTTTGCGGTCGTATTCAACTCTTGAACAGCCGAATTTTCCCGTAATAAAATACTTGTCTaacgattctttatttactACGACATATCACAGAATAAAGGAAATTCGAAAAGAAGGAAATCGGTGAGGTACCTGCACTTTGAGTAGGTTCCCTGTAAGATTTATCCTTACCCAGTGTAAGACGGGTGAATGAAGGTCTGGCCGACAGCACTGGACTGCTGAGTGCTTTCGACGACATTGATGAGGTGCTTTCCGGCATAGACGGTGGTGCTACCGAAGCTTGGGAGCTCGGTGAAGCAGTGAGCAGCGGTGACTACCCACTCCTCGCTGATGAGGGATCCACCGCAGCTGTGGCTGGCGGAAATGATGATGCTCCATCCCCACCAGAGAGACACTTGATAGGGGTAGGCACCCTGGACGGCATCCTGACCGTTTACGATGCGGCTGTTGCCGTAGAGGTGGTGGAGCTCGGGATAAGCACCCTGGACGTTGTGCTCGGGGGAGGCCCGCGCCCAAGTAGGGTTGGCCTCACCAACTGCAATTCGTTGACAACATTCACTTCAGAAATCCACTTTGTTATAATACGTTCAGAGTTAATTATCAGACGTAGACTTACCGGCAGCTACAGTCGCGAGGACAGCCAAACAAGCGATCGCGGCGAATTTCATCGTGCTTTGGACAAACTTCCCACGTTTCACCGTCGTTTTATATACCATTTCATACGGGCATGTGTAGAAGTGTCGGCAACCTATCACCAAAATCTCATTCGCAGATAGGGGGTTGATCAAATTAACAGAAATTCGTCATTATCTCTAAACTATAGATTCAAAGGTGATAGTCACACCTGATACAGATAAATCTCTTTGTGATTAAAATTTGTCAGTGTTTCGTTTTGATATTTACCAAGCAACTTCCCGTTCGCTGATATAAGTATCGGACTGGTAGGAGCGCAATAAAGTAAAAGTAAAACGATTATTTCAGAGGTTTAGGAAGGTTTAAAATCTCAACAAATAGCGTTTTTTCTTAGTGACCTTTTCTATTAGTACCATTCTTTTACGAATATTTTGGCGCAAAGACaactgaaaaattcacaaaattgaACTAAGGGGCACTGAGAAAGCTGTGATGGCTGAAAATGGGAAAACGTTTGTAATCAATTGAAAgcaagtgaaatttttcttattgtcaagttttttgtcacatttttgCCGACGAAAATCATCCTTAgttgttagaaaaatattaataatcgaGGAAGATATTAAGCATTGAAGACAACTGCGCTTCCAAAGTTCTAATGTAGTgcgtattttttcatttattttcgacGCTCCATACTTCCATTAgctattaatattattttaaggACATCACTGATTTTCATCGACAAACGTGTCACAAATaactcgaaaataaaaattgcgtatATTTTCGCAATTGATTCTAAACGGTATTTGAATTTTACCCACAATTTTAGCCGTCAAACTCTTTCTAGTCCCCTTAACGTATCATAACGTCACTAGAACTCTTTGTACGCAAATATGTCCAAATATGGTAAAATTTAGCATACAGTCACACGTGAATCGATTCTGTTACGTTTTCGTGCAACTTTGCGTTATAAGTAAAGAAATCCAGGCGTTGCTTGGGTTCCAAGGGATTTCTCATACTTCTAATGAATctacacaattatttttttccaattgcTGATGCTAAAggtctttttcattttcgcgtAGATCATATGGGACGCAGAGATATCAACAGTGGTTTAACATCTCGGTAGTCAATCGCAAGTTATCGAATGATAACAGACGTCGATGATCGCGAGTGCGGATAATTTACGCTTACCAGACGTATTTTATAGACACAATCTGGTTTaaatgatcagaaatcaaaATGGCAATTGGTAACAATATTGTTATCAAAAATTGATCCCTTAACAAATCGTGCTTATCAGGCTTATTAACGCAATGACTAAATTATCGCTTTCGGATAAAATAACTGTCTAATGGATAAGATAGACATGGTATGGAACACAAAAGAGGAGGTGCAACATATATACCGGTGATTGTGTTACTTTATTTCACTGACGTTTACACGATACAATCTCATGCCAGCTTCACGTCCCTTTGCCGAAACGCACCTTCGAGTACATTCGACGCAATTAACCGAATTAACGGCTGTACTAAGCGGTTTCAGAGGTGATCCAGTCGGTGTAATTAGAAACCCGAACGTAGACAGACGGCATTCCGGAAACACCGCAGGGAAAAATACCCCAGGAAATAATGCCGACGAGCTGCCACACGCCGCTTATCAAC is a window encoding:
- the LOC124297800 gene encoding transmembrane protease serine 9-like, which translates into the protein MKFYAVVSLVIFAAHLVTPEHLGHSRVTRSKVGLINSRITDGQNAVEGAYPYQVSIWWGFPPEINSSHICGGAIINREWIVTAGHCLTDLPEYGSLTVYGGKYLINVNESTQQSSSVKEQIVHPLYQGGENPNDIALLRLTTPFNFTSVISAISLPAQNATHTGNAVVTGWGSTSFNDTIVLPTVLQTATVPIITNSACYSALYSLIGVTPLDDTNICTGSPSGLNVTFCAGDSGGPLAQLISGVWQLVGIISWGIFPCGVSGMPSVYVRVSNYTDWITSETAYPILISANGKLLGCRHFYTCPYEMVYKTTVKRGKFVQSTMKFAAIACLAVLATVAAVGEANPTWARASPEHNVQGAYPELHHLYGNSRIVNGQDAVQGAYPYQVSLWWGWSIIISASHSCGGSLISEEWVVTAAHCFTELPSFGSTTVYAGKHLINVVESTQQSSAVGQTFIHPSYTGGVAPHDIALIKLASPFTLNANVATIRLPAAGTLHAGDAVLSGWGSVSQTILPSMPSVLQTATIPIVDTQVCYDALSRFVANPPLVPTAIDNVCTGPLDNSRISACSGDSGGPLAQLVSGSWELVGIVSWGLSPCGTVGAPSVFVRASAYIDWIDGIISN
- the LOC124297919 gene encoding geranylgeranyl transferase type-2 subunit alpha isoform X1 yields the protein MHGRVKVRTTAEQEELKKIERAKKVVQYRAGIDLIFKKRKEGIWDDEIFLMSEQMVLKNPDIYTLWNVRREAFGGIKWSQEDYVEQLKKELILTEHCLRANPKSYSVWHQRCWVNDHLPEPDWATELSLCAKCLNLDERNFHCWDYRQYVVKKAGIPEDEEFKFSTTKIETNFSNYSSWHYRSLILPKMFPDENGELPIREDKHIEELDLVMNATFTDPNDTSAWFYQRWLLNTRSTSTKTVWGIRMNEARIVIAFNKEVSLNKSNTQLKVDENLIDTEFRSCNAKNYTSVWIATFPENGVNLKRNSVVEVLHDGADYQLNWSLNDQAWAYKSELPCNQEHNVKHLSTQLENYKQLAEIEPENKWALLTGIILMKNIDAVKYHATILNDLDTLIRIDKKRSQYYKDLRSKYVIEFMIRHIFADKGIECEISQIVLPCMNLTTLWMERYMSFMEQINLAGNQLGDSLQKLCALQSCVKLSLSSNGIKSLQRFPTLESLRFLSLRDNKLSSLDEILDLVKRNNLTELDIRDNPVSNATDILTQLTMISPELKVFLTSQPGSNIDSSS
- the LOC124297919 gene encoding geranylgeranyl transferase type-2 subunit alpha isoform X2, with translation MRKEGIWDDEIFLMSEQMVLKNPDIYTLWNVRREAFGGIKWSQEDYVEQLKKELILTEHCLRANPKSYSVWHQRCWVNDHLPEPDWATELSLCAKCLNLDERNFHCWDYRQYVVKKAGIPEDEEFKFSTTKIETNFSNYSSWHYRSLILPKMFPDENGELPIREDKHIEELDLVMNATFTDPNDTSAWFYQRWLLNTRSTSTKTVWGIRMNEARIVIAFNKEVSLNKSNTQLKVDENLIDTEFRSCNAKNYTSVWIATFPENGVNLKRNSVVEVLHDGADYQLNWSLNDQAWAYKSELPCNQEHNVKHLSTQLENYKQLAEIEPENKWALLTGIILMKNIDAVKYHATILNDLDTLIRIDKKRSQYYKDLRSKYVIEFMIRHIFADKGIECEISQIVLPCMNLTTLWMERYMSFMEQINLAGNQLGDSLQKLCALQSCVKLSLSSNGIKSLQRFPTLESLRFLSLRDNKLSSLDEILDLVKRNNLTELDIRDNPVSNATDILTQLTMISPELKVFLTSQPGSNIDSSS